A genomic segment from Xiphophorus maculatus strain JP 163 A chromosome 6, X_maculatus-5.0-male, whole genome shotgun sequence encodes:
- the LOC102236872 gene encoding zinc transporter ZIP6-like isoform X1: protein MLTDQMAAAILAATLCFAASCVWAAADCSPSPTEASGGARLLTAVVDAQRAELARRQHLEALFHRYGENGSISLDGLKRLLRSVGIDRIRTVMVKHREQAGHHHDHHHHHHHHHHHHHHPAADQNRTEDLQQTQPTVSVAPGRDGRTADGAGLLVKTQKRSLAGEGATTVATATAVKTEPAGHHEELDRDHLQNRSLEEDEVRLTQEECLNASGLLLSHGMSQEGGVALGDFAFLCPALLHQIDSGACLLHGDASRHEDAGHKHHKHSHGHHGNHDHSFATRNHSEPSSGENGKRIATAWVGGFVSITVISTLSLLGVLLIPLMNRVFFKFLLSFLVALAVGSLSGDAFLHLIPHSHGNHDHHHHLDNHHLDAAADLHPHDDGEENMDGVWKGLTALGGVYFMFLIEHFLTLGKMYKDKKQKVQKKWDQTDKSDPEKQPALEESELKPNEDVEPNGAGAFGELPSGVAEEEQVMLTPQVSVVTEQTYGRPAGSGAGAGYSAEDCENKCHSHFHDTVGQADSMHHHHHDYHHILHHHHSQNHHPHSHAHSYSEEHFQQAGVATLAWMVIMGDGLHNFSDGLAIGAAFSESLSSGLSTSVAVFCHELPHELGDFAVLLKAGMTVRQAILYNVLSAMMAYLGMVTGILIGHYAENISTWIFALTAGLFMYVALVDMVPEMLHNDAGDHGFSHWGFFLLQNAGILLGFCIMLLIALFEHKIQLDLGY, encoded by the exons ATGCTGACTGACCAGATGGCTGCAGCCATCTTGGCTGCGACGCTCTGCTTCGCCGCCAGCTGCGTTTGGGCGGCGGCGGACTGCTCGCCGTCCCCCACCGAGGCCTCCGGCGGCGCCCGGCTCCTGACCGCTGTGGTGGACGCTCAGAGGGCCGAGCTGGCCCGAAGGCAACACCTGGAGGCGCTGTTCCACag GTACGGAGAGAACGGCTCCATCTCTCTGGACGGCCTGAAGCGTCTGCTGCGGAGCGTCGGCATCGACCGGATCCGGACCGTCATGGTGAAGCACCGGGAACAAGCCGGCCACCACCATGAccatcatcaccaccaccaccatcatcaccatcatcatcaccacccGGCTGCCGACCAGAACAGAACCGAGGACCTGCAGCAAACCCAACCCACTGTGTCTGTGGCGCCGGGTCGGGACGGCAGAACCGCCGACGGCGCCGGATTGTTGGTGAAAACCCAAAAGAGAAGCTTGGCTGGAGAAGGAGCGACCACGGTCGCCACGGCAACGGCGGTTAAAACCGAGCCAGCGGGCCACCATGAGGAATTGGACCGGGATCATCTGCAGAACCGCAGCCTGGAGGAGGACGAGGTTCGACTGACACAGGAAGAG TGCCTGAACGCCTCGGGCCTCCTCCTCTCACACGGGATGTCCCAGGAAGGAGGCGTCGCCCTGGGAGACTTCGCCTTCCTGTGCCCCGCCCTCCTCCACCAGATCGACAGCGGGGCGTGTCTCCTCCACGGCGACGCCTCCCGACACGAAGACGCAG GACATAAACACCATAAACATTCACACggtcaccatggaaaccacGACCACAGCTTCGCCACCCGGAACCACAGCGAGCCCAGCAGCGGCGAAAACGGAAAACGCATCGCAACAG CCTGGGTCGGCGGCTTCGTCTCCATCACCGTCATCAGCACGCTGTCCCTGCTGGGCGTCCTCCTCATCCCGCTCATGAACAGAGTCTTCTTCAAGTTCCTGCTCAGCTTCCTGGTGGCGCTGGCCGTGGGATCGCTGAGCGGCGACGCCTTCCTGCACCTCATTCCTCAT tcTCATGGGAATCACGATCACCACCATCACCTGGACAACCATCACCTGGACGCCGCCGCCGACCTTCACCCTCACGACGACGGCGAGGAGAACATGGACGGCGTGTGGAAAGGCCTGACGGCTCTGGGCGGAGTCTACTTCATGTTCCTGATCGAACACTTCCTGACGCTGggaaaaatgtacaaagacAAGAAACAGAAG GTCCAGAAGAAGTGGGACCAGACGGACAAATCGGACCCGGAGAAGCAGCCGGCTCTGGAGGAGAGCGAGCTGAAGCCAAACGAAG ACGTGGAGCCGAACGGCGCCGGTGCGTTCGGCGAGCTCCCCAGCGGCGTGGCGGAGGAGGAGCAGGTGATGCTGACGCCGCAGGTTTCCGTGGTAACGGAGCAGACGTACGGCCGGCCCGCGGGGAGCGGCGCCGGCGCCGGATACTCGGCCGAGGACTGCGAGAACAAATGCCATTCCCACTTCCACGACACGGTGGGGCAGGCGGACAGCATGCACCACCATCACCATGACTACCACCACATCCTGCACCACCACCACTCCCAGAACCACCACCCCCACAGCCACGCCCACTCCTACTCCGAGGAGCACTTCCAGCAGGCCGGCGTCGCCACGCTGGCCTGGATGGTCATCATGGGCGACGGCCTGCACAACTTCAGCGACGGCCTCGCCATCG gagCCGCCTTCAGTGAGAGTCTGTCCAGCGGGCTGAGCACATCGGTGGCCGTTTTCTGCCACGAGCTGCCACACGAGCTGG GTGACTTTGCGGTGCTGCTGAAGGCGGGCATGACGGTTCGCCAGGCCATCCTCTACAACGTTCTGTCGGCCATGATGGCGTACCTCGGCATGGTGACGGGCATCCTGATCGGCCACTACGCTGAAAACATTTCCACCTGGATCTTTGCCCTGACGGCCGGACTCTTCATGTACGTGGCGCTGGTGGACATG gtGCCGGAGATGCTGCACAACGACGCCGGCGACCACGGCTTCAGCCACTGGGGcttcttcctgctgcagaacgCTGGCATCCTGCTGGGCTTCTGCATCATGCTGCTCATCGCGCTGTTCGAGCACAAAATCCAGCTGGACCTGGGATACTGA
- the LOC102236872 gene encoding zinc transporter ZIP6-like isoform X2 → MLTDQMAAAILAATLCFAASCVWAAADCSPSPTEASGGARLLTAVVDAQRAELARRQHLEALFHRYGENGSISLDGLKRLLRSVGIDRIRTVMVKHREQAGHHHDHHHHHHHHHHHHHHPAADQNRTEDLQQTQPTVSVAPGRDGRTADGAGLLVKTQKRSLAGEGATTVATATAVKTEPAGHHEELDRDHLQNRSLEEDECLNASGLLLSHGMSQEGGVALGDFAFLCPALLHQIDSGACLLHGDASRHEDAGHKHHKHSHGHHGNHDHSFATRNHSEPSSGENGKRIATAWVGGFVSITVISTLSLLGVLLIPLMNRVFFKFLLSFLVALAVGSLSGDAFLHLIPHSHGNHDHHHHLDNHHLDAAADLHPHDDGEENMDGVWKGLTALGGVYFMFLIEHFLTLGKMYKDKKQKVQKKWDQTDKSDPEKQPALEESELKPNEDVEPNGAGAFGELPSGVAEEEQVMLTPQVSVVTEQTYGRPAGSGAGAGYSAEDCENKCHSHFHDTVGQADSMHHHHHDYHHILHHHHSQNHHPHSHAHSYSEEHFQQAGVATLAWMVIMGDGLHNFSDGLAIGAAFSESLSSGLSTSVAVFCHELPHELGDFAVLLKAGMTVRQAILYNVLSAMMAYLGMVTGILIGHYAENISTWIFALTAGLFMYVALVDMVPEMLHNDAGDHGFSHWGFFLLQNAGILLGFCIMLLIALFEHKIQLDLGY, encoded by the exons ATGCTGACTGACCAGATGGCTGCAGCCATCTTGGCTGCGACGCTCTGCTTCGCCGCCAGCTGCGTTTGGGCGGCGGCGGACTGCTCGCCGTCCCCCACCGAGGCCTCCGGCGGCGCCCGGCTCCTGACCGCTGTGGTGGACGCTCAGAGGGCCGAGCTGGCCCGAAGGCAACACCTGGAGGCGCTGTTCCACag GTACGGAGAGAACGGCTCCATCTCTCTGGACGGCCTGAAGCGTCTGCTGCGGAGCGTCGGCATCGACCGGATCCGGACCGTCATGGTGAAGCACCGGGAACAAGCCGGCCACCACCATGAccatcatcaccaccaccaccatcatcaccatcatcatcaccacccGGCTGCCGACCAGAACAGAACCGAGGACCTGCAGCAAACCCAACCCACTGTGTCTGTGGCGCCGGGTCGGGACGGCAGAACCGCCGACGGCGCCGGATTGTTGGTGAAAACCCAAAAGAGAAGCTTGGCTGGAGAAGGAGCGACCACGGTCGCCACGGCAACGGCGGTTAAAACCGAGCCAGCGGGCCACCATGAGGAATTGGACCGGGATCATCTGCAGAACCGCAGCCTGGAGGAGGACGAG TGCCTGAACGCCTCGGGCCTCCTCCTCTCACACGGGATGTCCCAGGAAGGAGGCGTCGCCCTGGGAGACTTCGCCTTCCTGTGCCCCGCCCTCCTCCACCAGATCGACAGCGGGGCGTGTCTCCTCCACGGCGACGCCTCCCGACACGAAGACGCAG GACATAAACACCATAAACATTCACACggtcaccatggaaaccacGACCACAGCTTCGCCACCCGGAACCACAGCGAGCCCAGCAGCGGCGAAAACGGAAAACGCATCGCAACAG CCTGGGTCGGCGGCTTCGTCTCCATCACCGTCATCAGCACGCTGTCCCTGCTGGGCGTCCTCCTCATCCCGCTCATGAACAGAGTCTTCTTCAAGTTCCTGCTCAGCTTCCTGGTGGCGCTGGCCGTGGGATCGCTGAGCGGCGACGCCTTCCTGCACCTCATTCCTCAT tcTCATGGGAATCACGATCACCACCATCACCTGGACAACCATCACCTGGACGCCGCCGCCGACCTTCACCCTCACGACGACGGCGAGGAGAACATGGACGGCGTGTGGAAAGGCCTGACGGCTCTGGGCGGAGTCTACTTCATGTTCCTGATCGAACACTTCCTGACGCTGggaaaaatgtacaaagacAAGAAACAGAAG GTCCAGAAGAAGTGGGACCAGACGGACAAATCGGACCCGGAGAAGCAGCCGGCTCTGGAGGAGAGCGAGCTGAAGCCAAACGAAG ACGTGGAGCCGAACGGCGCCGGTGCGTTCGGCGAGCTCCCCAGCGGCGTGGCGGAGGAGGAGCAGGTGATGCTGACGCCGCAGGTTTCCGTGGTAACGGAGCAGACGTACGGCCGGCCCGCGGGGAGCGGCGCCGGCGCCGGATACTCGGCCGAGGACTGCGAGAACAAATGCCATTCCCACTTCCACGACACGGTGGGGCAGGCGGACAGCATGCACCACCATCACCATGACTACCACCACATCCTGCACCACCACCACTCCCAGAACCACCACCCCCACAGCCACGCCCACTCCTACTCCGAGGAGCACTTCCAGCAGGCCGGCGTCGCCACGCTGGCCTGGATGGTCATCATGGGCGACGGCCTGCACAACTTCAGCGACGGCCTCGCCATCG gagCCGCCTTCAGTGAGAGTCTGTCCAGCGGGCTGAGCACATCGGTGGCCGTTTTCTGCCACGAGCTGCCACACGAGCTGG GTGACTTTGCGGTGCTGCTGAAGGCGGGCATGACGGTTCGCCAGGCCATCCTCTACAACGTTCTGTCGGCCATGATGGCGTACCTCGGCATGGTGACGGGCATCCTGATCGGCCACTACGCTGAAAACATTTCCACCTGGATCTTTGCCCTGACGGCCGGACTCTTCATGTACGTGGCGCTGGTGGACATG gtGCCGGAGATGCTGCACAACGACGCCGGCGACCACGGCTTCAGCCACTGGGGcttcttcctgctgcagaacgCTGGCATCCTGCTGGGCTTCTGCATCATGCTGCTCATCGCGCTGTTCGAGCACAAAATCCAGCTGGACCTGGGATACTGA
- the LOC102223852 gene encoding uncharacterized protein LOC102223852, whose protein sequence is MESEKVIEVATLGRPFRLGMLYDCRQDAIIPGLTLWDCDDLEKYKSETPQPNSDFEIVASESIEDKSSALDVEASLKASFLGGLVKVEGSAKYLNDQMTSKNQARVTLQYKATTKFQELSMNHLGRGNMKHSYVFENKIATHVVTGILYGAQAFFVFDQEKSETENRQDIQGKLKVLIEKIPTFSIEGEGSLHLEDKDTEKIQKFSCKFHGDFLLEKTPTTFQDAVAVYQSLPKLLGASGENAVPIKVWMLPLTNLDSSAAKLVREISVRLVQEVQSVLEELSDLEIRSNDAMKNITTEQFPQINKKLKSFKSLCSEFRLGFQQTLSKKLPSIRGGGEEESELADVLKKIHSSPFNSKNLNDWIDCKERELHALKSYTRMMKNTKIIPSQNILDEELLNAEHAVCFVFSSLERDEPYLSALLNYLKDKTKSDDSHRYDIEKEQWYLSNNLKDEMRTKVKLFSDFAEANTETKSTTFLAVGLTDEKHEGSTIYLYEDGFLISKNFEPPSKPETVTAADINHSSVTLKVSPPRFGAESVTSYSVEFCVSGQDGWKQQNEPKSSEITVTQLQPNTEYVFRCRAVTSAGVGPANVINDPIKTLPCSPAGEPQCEPNSSEISVSWEKPAELGPDVQILSYIVEYAKVEDLSWNQTRSKGEKAIISGLQSETQYSVRITCDCGEAGRSKESKIVQVHTTKSNRLSDAVELKFMNFFEQKPKRLSDAVKAQSTKLKPQTGQLPVYRVPLQEENIKIKGCRFFRFGELSKAAAKQSRTIMVLGATGAGKSTLINGMINYILGVKWSDSYRFSLVDGGQTKSQTHSQTSEVTVYKLNHREGFEVPFSLTIIDTPGFGDTRGIDRDREITEQLRKLFTSKDGVSEIDAVCFVAQAALARFTPTQKYVFDSILSIFGKDIAENIRILVTFADGQKPPVLEAIKAADVPSPKGKDGLPVHFKFNNSALFADNKSSAADTQSGDDDDDDDDENFDQMFWNMGTKSMKRFFAALNQIETKSLILTNEVLRERQQLEVSVENLQVQVKLGLAKMEEIRETGEKIKEHEAEIKRNEKFEFEVTVKRPIQYDISGTGYYFTNCQQCNVTCHYPCPISNDADKRKCPAMDRNGYCTQCPGKCYWNIHFNQKYRWEYEDVTEKRTIADLKANYEKATGQKMTVEGRMRKLEAEYDIMQKEVNKLIDKSAKCLNRLKEIALKPNPLTTPECIDMMIEEEKLEAKPGWKQRIESLMNMKQKAEFMAKVEKGEKHFL, encoded by the exons ATGGAGTCTGAGAAAGTGATCGAAGTGGCGACTCTGGGCCGACCGTTCAGACTCGGGATGCTGTACGACTGCCGCCAGGACGCAATCATTCCTG GATTAACACTCTGGGACTGTGATGActtggaaaaatacaaaagtgaAACCCCACAACCAAACAGTGATTTTGAGATAGTTGCTTCTGAATCAATTGAGGACAAATCTTCAGCCTTGGATGTTGAAGCATCTTTGAAAGCAAGTTTTTTAGGCGGCCTAGTTAAAGTTGAAGGATCGGCCAAATACCTCAATGATCAGATGACGTCCAAAAATCAAGCCAGAGTAACACTGCAGTACAAAGCTACCACAAAGTTCCAAGAGTTATCAATGAATCATCTTGGAAGAGGCAACATGAAGCATTCATATGTTTTTGAGAACAAAATAGCAACACATGTGGTCACAGGCATTCTGTATGGAGCTCAagcattttttgtctttgaccAAGAAAAATCTGAGACAGAAAATCGCCAAGACATTCAGGGCAAGTTGAAAGTTTTGATTGAGAAGATTCCAACCTTTTCTATTGAAGGTGAAGGTTCCTTACACCTAGAAGataaggacacagaaaaaatccagaaattctCCTGTAAGTTTCATGGAGACTTCCTCCTTGAGAAAACTCCAACGACCTTCCAGGATGCAGTAGCAGTCTACCAAAGCCTGCCCAAGCTGCTGGGAGCCAGTGGAGAAAATGCCGTACCAATCAAGGTCTGGATGCTGCCTCTGACTAACTTAGATTCTTCTGCAGCTAAACTTGTCCGTGAAATAAGTGTTAGGTTAGTTCAAGAAGTACAAAGTGTCCTGGAGGAGCTCAGTGACCTGGAAATAAGGAGCAATGATGcaatgaaaaacattacaacAGAGCAGTTTCCACAGATTAACAAAAAACttaagagttttaaaagtttgtgcTCTGAGTTCAGGCTTGGATTTCAACAAACGCTATCAAAGAAACTCCCATCAAtccgaggaggaggagaagaagagtcAGAACTTGCAGATGTCTTGAAGAAGATTCATTCCTCACCTTTCAACAGCAAAAACCTCAATGACTGGATTGACTGCAAAGAGAGAGAATTACATGCTCTGAAATCTTACACCAGGATGATGAAGAACACCAAAATCATCCCGTCTCAAAATATCCTGGATGAAGAACTTCTCAATGCAGAGCatgctgtgtgttttgtcttcAGCTCACTGGAAAGAGATGAGCCATACCTCTCTGCTTTGCTGAACTACCTCAAAGACAAAACCAAGTCAGACGATTCACACAGATATGATATTGAGAAGGAACAATGGTATCTCTCAAACAACCTGAAAGATGAAATGagaacaaaagtaaaactcTTCAGTGACTTTGCAGAGGCCAACACTGAGACCAAGAGCACAACATTCCTGGCAGTAGGTCTAACAGATGAGAAACATGAAGGTTCAACCATCTACCTTTATGAAGACGGATTCCTTATCAGTAAGAACTTTGAGCCTCCTTCAAAGCCTGAAACTGTGACAGCTGCTGATATAAACCACAGCagtgtgactctgaaggtttcTCCTCCCAGGTTTGGAGCAGAGAGCGTCACATCCTACTCTGTTGAGTTCTGCGTCAGTGGACAAGATGGATGGAAACAACAGAATGAACCAAAATCTTCAGAAATCACAGTGACTCAACTGCAGCCAAACACAGAGTACGTGTTCAGATGCAGAGCTGTGACCTCAGCAGGTGTTGGACCGGCCAATGTCATCAATGATCCCATTAAAACTTTACCCTGCAGTCCTGCTGGAGAACCTCAATGTGAACCAAACTCTTCTGAGATATCAGTGAGTTGGGAGAAACCTGCTGAGCTCGGACCAGATGTTCAGATCCTGAGCTACATTGTGGAATACGCAAAGGTAGAAGATCTCAGCTGGAACCAAACAAGGTCAAAAGGTGAAAAGGCCATCATTTCAGGACTTCAGTCAGAAACACAATATTCAGTCAGGATCACATGTGACTGTGGTGAGGCTGGAAGGAGCAAGGAAAGCAAGATTGTTCAGGTTCATACAACAAAGTCAAACAGGCTTTCTGATGCTGTTGAATTAAAATTCATGAATTTCTTTGAACAAAAGCCAAAAAGGCTTTCTGATGCTGTCAAAGCTCAGAGCACAAAGTTGAAGCCACAGACAGGACAGCTGCCTGTTTATAGAGTTCCTCTGCAGGAGGAGAACATCAAAATAAAGGGATGCAGGTTCTTCAGGTTTGGAGAACTCAGCAAAGCTGCTGCCAAACAAAGTCGTACCATCATGGTTCTTGGAGCTACAGGTGCTGGGAAGTCAACTCTCATCAATGGGATGATAAATTACATTCTAGGTGTTAAATGGTCAGACTCATATAGGTTCAGCTTAGTGGACGGTGGTCAAACAAAATCCCAAACTCACAGTCAGACCTCTGAGGTCACTGTGTACAAACTCAACCACAGGGAGGGATTTGAGGTTCCCTTCTCTCTGACCATCATAGACACTCCAGGGTTTGGAGACACCAGAGGAATAGACAGAGACAGGGAGATCACAGAGCAGCTCCGTAAACTCTTCACTAGTAAAGACGGGGTCAGTGAGATTGATGCTGTGTGTTTTGTAGCTCAGGCTGCTTTAGCTCGTTTCACACCAACACAGAAATATGTCTTTGATTCCATTCTCTCCATCTTTGGCAAAGATATAGCAGAAAACATCAGGATCCTGGTGACATTTGCAGATGGTCAGAAGCCTCCAGTTCTAGAAGCCATCAAAGCTGCAGACGTACCAAGTCCGAAAGGGAAAGATGGTCTTCCAGTTCACTTCAAATTTAACAACTCTGCTCTGTTTGCTGATAATAAATCCTCTGCAGCAGACACTCAGAgtggagatgatgatgatgatgatgatgatgaaaactTTGATCAGATGTTTTGGAACATGGGAACAAAAAGcatgaaaaggttttttgcTGCTCTAAATCAGATAGAAACCAAAAGTTTGATTCTGACAAATGAGGTCCTGAGAGAAAGACAACAGCTGGAGGTTTCAGTTGAGAATCTGCAGGTTCAGGTTAAACTTGGTTTGGCCAAAATGGAGGAGATCAGAGAGACGGGAGAAAAAATCAAAGAGCATGAAGCTGAGATCAAAAGAAATGAGAAGTTTGAGTTTGAGGTCACTGTGAAAAGACCGATACAATATGATATCTCAGGTACTGGTTACTACTTTACCAACTGTCAGCAGTGCAATGTCACCTGTCATTATCCTTGTCCAATATCAAATGATGctgataaaagaaaatgtccGGCGATGGACAGAAATGGATACTGCACTCAGTGTCCAGGGAAATGTTACTGGAACATTCATTTCAACCAAAAGTACAGGTGGGAATACGAAGATGTTACAGAGAAACGGACAATCGCAGACCTGAAAGCAAACTATGAAAAGGCCACAGGGCAGAAGATGACTGTTGAGGGACGGATGAGAAAACTAGAGGCTGAATATGATATCATGCAGAAAGAGGTGAATAAATTAATAGACAAGTCAGCAAAGTGTCTGAACAGACTGAAGGAGATAGCACTGAAGCCCAACCCTCTCACCACTCCAGAGTGCATTGATATGATGATTGAAGAAGAGAAACTGGAGGCCAAACCAGGCTGGAAACAACGAATTGAGTCACTGatgaacatgaaacaaaaagcagagtTTATGGCTAAAGtggagaaaggagaaaaacatttcctctgA